The genomic window AACTTCTAACGTCTTCTTTTACACGTGTTTCTCAATCCCTTGTCGTGTATTTGTGGCTTTTAAattgacacaatttcaaaatcattcaaaaatatttattttctcaAATATAATCTGTAACAACAATGTGAATTAAAGTCAAACCCCTTTTACTTTCTAAATAAATGCCATTTTGTAACATAAATGTGAAATTAAGTTAAACTTTTTACATTCTAAATTAATAAGTCATTTTGTAAACactttttactttttaaatgaataaatCTTATTCTTCCTCCTCCGCCTTTCTGTCCAGCGCAGAAGAATCGACGGCCACCTCTTCGTAATCCTTCTCGAGTGAGGCCAGGTCCTCCCGTGCGTCCTGGAACTCCccttcctccagcccctcccccacgTACCAGTGGACAAAGGCCCGCTTGGCGTACATCTTATCGAATTTGAGGTTGAGGCGGGTCCAAGCCAAGGAAATGGCGGTGGTGTTGCTCAGCATACAGAGGGCACGCTGCACCTTTGCCAGATCGCCCCCTGGCACCACCGTCGGGGGCTGGTAGTTGATGCCAACCTGTGGGAAAAGAAAATTCTTCAGATTTCAGTTGCACAGAAAGGAGCTTCAAAATCAGAGCTGTTGGGAACCACGTAACGATCAGAAAGATAAATTTTTGaatcagtgtgtgtctttgtacaAGAACCCAGCTCTGGTTATTCACTGGGCTCTTCCCCCAGTTTTCGAGCCTCAGTTTCTGATGGATGGATGCTGTGTAATGAGGCCAGATTCCGGGGCTAATTCCTTTCTTTAGTTCATCTTTTCCAATGAGGCCTTGATTTTTCAGGAAGCCTTTTCCTTGTTCGAGCAAGGACTTCTCCTTGGACATTCAGGGCAAAAATCAATGATTAGAGCCTCAGAGGGAGCTATTGTTTGGGCCAGGAATGGGGGACAGCTTTTGACCCAGACTGAACAGACGTATTGTTCACGTGGGATATGAGATTGTCAGAATCCATGTTTCCCCAGAGCCCCATGGATTGAACACAAAACCCACACTTACCTTGAACCCGGTCGGGCACCAATCAACAAACTGGATCGAGCGCTTGGTTTTGATGGTGGCGATGGAGGCGTTGACATCctttggcacgacatctcctcggTACAGCATGCAGCACGCCATGTACTTGCCCTGGCGGGGGTCGCACTTCACCATCTGATTGGCTGGTTCAAAGCAGGCGTTGGTGATCTCTGACACAGATATTTGCTCGTGGTAAGCCTTCTCGGCCGAAATAAGGGGGGAGTAGGTTAATAATGGGAAGTGAATGCGGGGATAAGGGACCAGGTTGGTTTGGAACTCAGTCAGGTCCACATTGAGGGCACCGTCGAACCGTAGTGACGCCGTGATGGATGACACCAACTGTCCAATGAGACGGTTGAGGTTGGTGTATGTTGGACGCTCAATGTCAAGATTACGCCGACATATATCATAAAGGGCCTCGTTGTCGACCATGAAGCCGCAGTCAGAGTGCTCAAGGGTGGAGTGGGTGACGAGCACGGAGTTGTACGGTTCGACCACCGCAGTGGAAATCTGCGGCGCAGGATAAACAGAAAACTCCAGTTTGGATTTCTTGCCGTAGTCTACAGATAGTctctccatcaggagggatgtaaAACCCGAGCCGGTCCCACCCCCGAAACTGTGGAAAATGAGGAAACCCTGGAGTCCCGTGCACTGGTCAGCCTGTGGGCAAAGAAGGTACAAAACATTAAaagggagcaggaaatggaaTCTATCgtcaaaggacagtgaacacaggaCAGGAGCAAAAGTACTGACCGTCCCTGgtgagaaggggcagtgggagatggggagaagggagagtgggagatggtgagaaggggcagtgggagctgGTGAGAAGGGGCAGCGGGAGCTGTTGGGACtagacagtgggagatggtgaacataggaacaggagtaggccattcagcccctcatgcctgctccgccatttgataagatcatggctgatctgttatcCAGctgcatatacccgcctttggcccatatctcttaatacctttggttgccaaaaagctatccatctcacatttaaatgtagcaattgagctagtatcaattgccgtttgcggaagagagttccaaacttctaccaccctttgtgtgtagaaatgttttctaatctcactcctgaaaggtctggctctaatttttagactgtgccccctactcctagaatccccaaccaatggaaatagtttctctctatccgttccccttaatatcttataaacatcgatcagatcaccccttaaccttctgaactccagagaatacaaccccaatttgcgtaatctgtcctcgtaacttaatccttgaagtctgggtatcattctgggaaacctacgctgcgctccctccaaggccaatatgtccttccgaaggtgtggtgcccagaactgctcacagtactccatgtgcggtctaaccagggttttgtatatctgcagcataacttctgcccccttgcactccagtcctctagatataaaggccagcattccattagccttattgattattttctgcacctgttcatgacacttcaataatcgatgtacctgaaccccgaagtccctttggacatccactgtttttaatgttttaccatttagaaagtaccctgttctatccttttttgatccaaagtggatgacctcacatttgtctatattgaattccatttgccacaattttgcccattcacctaatctatcaatatccctttgtaattttatgttttcatcttcactgcttacaatgccaccaatctttgtgtcatcggcaaacttagatatgagactttctatgccttcatctaagtcgttaataaatattgtgaataattgaggccccaagacagatccctgcgggactccactggtcacatcctgccaatgtgaatacttacccattatccctactctctgtcgcctttcgctccgccaatttcctaaccaagtccgtacttttccctcgattccatgggcttctaacttagctaacagtctcttatgtgggaccttatcaaatgccttctggaagtccatataaataatatccattgatattcccctgtccacgactttagtcacttcttcaaaaaattcaatcaggtttgtcaggcacgacctacctttcacaaatctatgctggctctccctgattaactgaaaattctcaaggtgttcagtcaccctatccttaattatagactccagcaatttccccacaacagatgttaggctaactggtctatcattccccggtttccctctctctcctttcttaaaaagcggagtgacgtgcaattttccaatctagagggacagttcctgaatctagagaactttgaaagattatagttagggcatttgcaatctgctcacctacttcctttaaaaccctgggatggaaaccatctggtcctggggatttgtcaatctttagtgctattattttcttcattactgttgctttacttatgttaattttatcgagtccctgtccccgattcaatattagttttgttgggatttccagcatgctatcctctttttctactgtaaatactgacgcaaagtaattattcaacatgtccgccagttccccattgtcaatgacaatatccccactttcagtttttaaggggccaaacctgctcctgaccaccctctttttcctaatataactataaaagttcttcgtattggttttgatatcccttgcaagtttcttttcatactctctttttgtagctcttgtgagaaggggcagtggtagctgctgggatggggcagtgggagatgatgggatGGGTCAGCGGGAGATGCtgggaatgggcagggggagtTGATTGGAATGGTCAGGGGGAGATGATgggactgggcagtgggagatgatgtGATGGGTCAGTGGGAGACGAtgggagagacagtgggagataatgagatggggcagtgggagatgatgggatGGGTCAGTGGGAGATGTTGGGAATGGGCAGGGGGTGTTGAtgggaatgggcagggggagatgaTGTGATGGGTCAGTGGGAGACGAtgggagagacagtgggagatattgagatggggcagtgggagatgatgggatTTGTCAGTGTTGGGAATGGGGAGGGCGAGCTGAtgggaatgggcagggggagatgatgggacggggcagtggtagactgtgggactgggcagtgggagactgtgggaatgggcattgggagactgtgggactgggCAGTGCGAGATTATGTGACGGAGCAGTGGAAGACTGTgggactgggcagtgggagatggtgggacggggcagtgggagatgatgggatGGGGCAATGAGAAATGATGAGACGGGGCAGCGGGAGATGATGGGACGGGgtagtgggagatggtgagaaggagcagtggttgccgGTTCAATtaggcagtgggagatgatggaggggtagtgggagatggtgagaaggagcagtgggagatgatgggagaggtagtgggagatggtgagaaggagcagtgggagatggtgagaaggagcagtggttgccgGTTCGATtaggcagtgggagatgatggaggggtagtgggagatggtgagaaggagcagtgggagatggtgagagggggcaGTGGTTGCCGGTTCGATtaggcagtgggagatgatggaggggtagtgggagatggtgagagggggcaGTGGTTGCCAGTACACAACTTACCACCTTCCGTATGCGATCCAAGACCAGATCCACTATCTCCTTGCCGATGGAACAGTGGCCCCGTGCGTAGTTATTGGCCGCATCCTCCTTGCCGGTGATGAGTTGCTCGGGGTGAAAGAGCTGTCGGTAGGTGCCGGTGCGGACCTCATCTGGGGGCAGGGAACGGAGAGTTAAAAACCTGAATATGCATCATTTCAAGTATTTTGATACAAGTCTGGCCATTTTTCTGGGAACATCTCTCAGTCCTGGGACCACCACCTTTGATCCAGACTGGAAATCCCTGACTGTCCACAGTGACTGGAGTATTGGAgattgggaggagagggggagagacgatTGGCCAAGCAGCTTCAACTGTCGAGATCTCATGACCAACCCAGCAGCTGGAAGCAGCAAACCAGGAGGATGCCAGGAGCATGAAGGCCGTGTTCTGCTGTCTCAGTTGGTAGCTGGTGCGACAAATTGATCAGAGGAGTCGCAGGTTCCATTTGTGGCCTGTGCtgggtcagctgatctcagctaaggtGGATATGAGCCCTGATATTAACCTCAGGAccctgggtggggggtgggacagTAAACAATCCACCTGGGTACCTGCTGCTGTTCCTTACCCAATAACTGCACCTGGCAAATGagtgtatgtgggggatggggttaAGGTGGGGACAGTactgagctcagctgtgatggtgCCTGTGGTTGAATTGCTTGCAGGGACTCAATGTTTGGCCTAATACTTGAAAGAATTGGTGAAGCACCGGAGAGACACGTGGGCCAGTGGAACCAGATTCTGGTAACGGGAAACACcttcgggggaggaggggagatacTTGGAGGGGCCAAGACTTGGTCTGTGAGAAGGGAGTTTGTATCAAACAGCAACAAGAGGTAGCAGAACAGTGCCTGTCTGTATCAGGAGGAAGGACTGTACATGAGTAGGTGTATTGCAATGAGTTTAGTGACACACGACTAACCCATCAACAATCTCTCCCCTTACCGATCACAGTGGGCTCCAGATCTACAAACACGGCTCGGGGGATGTGCTTGCCCGCCCCCGTCTCACTGAAGAAGGTGTTGAAGGAGTCGTCCCCACCTCCGACGGTCTTGTCACTGGGCATCTGCCCATCTGGTTGGATCCCATGCTCCAGGCAATACAGCTCCCAGCAAGCATTGCCGACCTGCACGCCGGCCTGGCCAATGTGGATTGAAAGACACTCACGCTAAAGAGTGGAGAACACAGGATTATTTACACAGGTAGGAGGACAATGCTTTATACAGTCAGTGGAGGTGGAAGGGAGAAGGGTGTGTGGGCAGCAACACGTTCCATTACAGTAACCTGTGGATCCCGTCCATTCCCTGTAGATctcacctgctgcctgctggatcCCTTCTGTCCCTGTGCAACGTTCCACTACCTGTAGACCCCACCCCCTTCCGATGGACCCCTCTGCTCACGATGGATGTCTTCTCTCCGTGTGCGTTCCCACTCCCTGTGGACTGCCCTGTCCCAGAGGATTTGCCCACTGACTGTGGATCCATTGCTCAATGTGGGCCACTCACTTCCTGAGGAATTCCCCATATTTCTTAAAGATCCCACATTCTGCCATTGACCACCCTCGTTTGCTGTGGATATGCATCACCCTGTGGATTCCCAATCTCCCTGTGACTCCTCTCTCCAGATGGATTTCCCACTTTCTCCGTGTGGCTGCCCCGAATCTCCCTGTGGATGCCCCCAGTCTCCCTGTGGttcactcctcactctcttttCTGAAGCCCCTTCTCTCAACATCGATTACTGCTCTCCCTGTCGTTCTTCCTCTCTCCATGTGGATCCTTCTCTCCCTGTGGATTCCCACCCTCCCTGTGggtcctttccctctcccttgggATGCATTACTCTGactggttcccttctctctcccgaCAGATTCCCACTCTCCCAGTGCATCACACTCTCTCAgtagatcccactctccctgtggaTCTACTCTCCCAGtagatcccactctccctttgAATTCCTCTCTCCCAGtagatcccactctccctttgaattcctctctcccagtggatcccactctccctgtggatccctctctcccagtagatcccactctccctgtgaatccctctctcccagtggatccccctctccctgtggatccctctctcccagtggatcccactctccctgtgaatccctctctcccagtggatccccctctccctgtggatccctctgtctCGGTGGAACACCCTCGCTCTGTACATTGCCCAGTGAGCTCTCACCATAATCTCCTCCTATTCTCGCAGCTCTTGAGAATGTGCCTCGTGCTGCCGCTCCCGCTATTTATACCCCGCCCGATAGAACCCTCCTATTCAGCAAATCGGGCTCTGATTGGTCTGTGAGAACAATGGCCTATTGTTGCTTTGTTAAACGTAGCGTCGTTGCTCAGTGCTGATTGGTTCATTGTGTAAAAGGCGGAACCAAGAATTCGCAACATTCTTTTATGGGAGGAGCGCCAGGGAACAAGAGAATTCCCcttacccccagaccccatcaatcagacccccaacccccagaccccatcaatcagacccccaacccccagaccccatcaatcagacccccaacccccagaccccatcaatcagacccccaacccccagaccccatcaatcagacccccaacccccagaccccatcaatcagacccccaacccccagaccccatcaatcagacccccaacccccagaccccatcaatcagacctccaacccccagaccccatcaatcagacccccaacccccagaccccatcaatcagacccccaacccccagaccccatcaatcagacccccaacccccagaccccatcaatcagacccccaacccccagaccccatcaatcagacccccaacccccagaccccatcaatcagacccccaacccccagaccccatcaatcagatccccaacccccagaccccatcaatcagacccccaacccccagaccccatcaatcagacccccaacccccagaccccatcaatcagacccccaacccccagaccccatcaatcagaaccccaacccccagaccccatcaatcagacccccaacccccagaccccatcaatcagacccccaacccccagaccccatcaatcagacccccaaacccccagaccccatcaatcagacccccaacccccagaccccatcaatcagacccccaacccccagaccccatcaatcagacccccaacccccagaccccatcaatcagacccccaactcccagaccccatcaatcagacccccaacccccagaccccatcaatcagacccccaacccccataccccatcaatcagacccccaacccccagaccccatcaatcagacccccaacccccagaccccatcaatcagacccccaacccccagaccccatcaatcagacccccaacccccacacccccaaccctcagacccctaacccccagaccccatcaatcagacccccaaccctcagaccccatcaatcagacacccagcacgagggaaaaactttcttgacctcgtcctcaccaatcaccctgtcgcagatgcatctgttcatgacagtattggtaggagtgaccaccgctcagtcctcgtggagacgaagtaccgtcttcacactgaggacaccatccaacgtgttgtgtggcactatcaccgtgctaaatgggatagattcagaacagctctagcagctcaaaactgggcatccatgaggcgctgtggaccatcagcagcagcagaattgtatgccagcacaatctgtaacctcatggcccggcatattcctcactctaccattaccaacaagccaggggatcaaccctggttcaatgaggagtgcagaagagcatgccaggagcagcaccaggcgtacctaaaaatggggtgccaacctggtgaagctgcatctcaggactatatgcatgctgaaGAGTTGAAGCAAcctgctatagacagggctaagcgattcacaaccaacggatcagatcaaagctctgcagtcctgccacatccagtcgtgaatggtggtggacagttaaacagtaacgggaggaggaggctctgtaaacatccccatcctcaatgatggcagaatccagcgcgtgagtgcaaaagagaaggctgaagcgtttgcaaccatcttcagccagcagtgccgagtagatgatccatctcggcctcctcccgatatcgccaccatcacagaagccagtcttcagccaattcgattcactccacgtcaaTCTGACCCCTTAAATCAGATTGCCGtcagtcagacccccatcaatcagacgctaTCAATCAGACTCTCATCAATCCGTCCCCCATCAATCTGACCACTATCATCAGACTCCCTCAATCATAcccatcaatctgaccccatcaatcagactgagTGCAGCGGGgaaagagtgaggaacttgagagtttggtaagtgtgggagtttggtgaaatgagggaaggaggtgctcctttgctttgccttgcttttcctaactttttctgcagagcggcggctgacctgagcagcagcagaccaagagCGGGGATAACTCGGAGCGCAGCAGGAGGTGGGAGCCGACCTACGGGACTACAGGAATCGGCATCGGAGCGCCAATAAAGGttgaggctcgaaggcctacactCACTCGGAGCGCAGCAGGAGGCGGGAGTAGACCCAGCTGTCACAGgagagcaggtaggtgattggctgcGAAGTGTTACagctgcttttttttcccctctgagttatggaattgggtaaaattaaaGTAAAAGCTGGGAGCTTAAAAGAAAACTTAAACTAGTTTATTAACGAGagtaataaaactataaataactGGTTTTAAGGCTTGATTTCCtttagtttagttaataatctaaaaaCAGAGGCATGGCAGAGCAGCTCACACGCGTCGAAggcacggcctgtgccatgtgggaactccaggacgcttcccgtgtcctggaaaaccacatgtgcaggaaatgtttcagagcttgagcaacactgcagtgcatccgcgaggctgagagctgcatggatagcacgtttcaggaggtgattacccgcagcttaagagagtgaagGCAGAGAGGGACCGGCAGACagccaaggaggaccaggcaggtagatcAGGAGTCTCCTGAGggaatctcactctctaaccggtatactgatgggggagagggttccctggggagtgcagccagagccaagaccagagcaccatgggtggctcagctgtacattgggggaggagacaggttgggagagcaatagtgaaagaggattctatagttaggggggcAGACTggtgtttctgcggctgcaggtgTGGTTCCAGGATGGCATgtcgcctccctggtgccagggtcatggacgtcactgagcggctgcagaacattctggggtgggggagggtgaacagccagaggtcgtggtccatatcgggaccAACGGCATAGTTAgatagagggatgaggtcctgcaggcagagtttaaggagtcagGAACGAGATTAAAAAGCAGCACCTTGaatgtagtaatctccggattactctcaGTCTCACGCACTGGTGAGAATCGAAATAGGAGGATACAGCAGGTGACTGCGTGGCTGCAAAGgtagtgcaagagggagggctttagattcctggggcattgggaccggttctgggggaggtgggacctgtacaagccggacaggttgcacctcaacagggccgggaccaatatccttgcggggagggttGCTTGTGCTGtcggagagggtttaaactagcttggctgggggatgggaacctgagtgtggattcagatggggTAAAGttggaactggaaatggaaggcagaaaattagtgagtgagtctggaaggcagagggaacgaaggttagaaaataaacagaggagttttgcagtccttaaatgtatttacctcaatgcaaggaggagaggaaataaggcggatgagctgagggcacagatagacacgtggcagtatgatatcttaactattacagaaacatggcttaaagaggggcaggactggcagctcaatgtccctGGTTACAGCGTTTTCAGAcatgatagagagggggataaaaaaggaggggtggcaattttggttaaggaaacagtTAAAGttatgaggagggatgatattttagaaggagcatcaaatgaggccttatgggttgagctcaagaacaaaaaaggggcagtcatactctgggagtgtactatagacccccaaacagtcagagggagatagaggagcaaatatgtgggcaaatttctgagaagtgcaaagacaatagggcagtaatagtcggggatttcaactaccctaatattaactgggatacaaacagcgtGAATGGTTTATAGGGTGCAGaactcttaaattgcatacaggagaattttttagccagtatatggcaagcccaacgagaggcaggggcagttctggatttagttccaggaaatgaagatgggcaggtggaagaagtagcagtgggagagcactttggtggtagtgatcataatacagttagttttagcatagttatggaaaaggacaaagacagagcaggagttaaagttttcaattggggaaggccaattttactcaactgagaagtgatttagcagaagtaaactggaaacagctacttaaaggtaaatccgtgtcagagcaatgggagacattcaaaggggagattcaaggggttcgggCTAAACATGTTccaacaaagaaaaagggaggggctgccaaatctcgagccccctggatgtcaagaagcattcagggtaagataaggcagaaaaagcaaaccaatgatagacaccgggaactcaatactacggaaagctcagaggagtatacaaagggcaggggtgaagttagaaaggaaattcggaaagcaaagagagggcatgaaataatattagcaagtaaaatccaaagaaaacccaaagatgttttatcaatacattaagagcaagaggataactaaggaaagattaggacctattagagaccataaaggtaaactgtgtgtggaggcagaagatatgggtatggttctcaatgaatactttgcatctgagagagggatgatgcagggattgaagttaaggaggaggagtgtgaaatattggatgggataaacatagtgagggaggaagtattaatgggattggcatctttgaaagtggataaatcaccagggccggatgaaatgtatcgcagGCTGTTTAAAGAAGCCAAGGacgctttaacaatcattttccaaacttcgctggatacaggcatagtaccggaggattggaggactgctaacgttgtatcgttgtttaaaaagggagcgaaggatagaccgagtaattacaggccagtcagcctaacctcggtgatgggaaaATTATtcaaatcaattctgagggacagggtaaactgtcatttagaaaggcacggactgatcaaggacagtcagcacggatttgttaaggggaggtcatgtctgactaacttgattgaattttttgaggaggtgacaaggaggatcgatgagggtagcgtaattgatgtaatctacatggattttatcaatgcttttgacaaggccccacatggcagattggtcacaaaagtaaaggcccatgggatccaagggaatatggcaagttggatccaaaattggctcagtggcaggaagtaaaggataatggtcgacgggtgtttatgcgactggaaggctgtttccagtggggtgctgcagggctcagtactaggtcctttgctttttgtggcatacattaacgatttggacttaaatgtaggggcatgattaaaaaatttgcggatgacacaaagataggccacttggttgatagtgaggaggaaagctgtagactgcaggaaaatatcaatggactggtcagatgggcaaaaaagtggcaaatggagttcaatccggagaagtgtggggtaatgcatttgtggagagcaaacaaggcaagggaatacacaataaatgggaggatactgagaggtgtagagggagtgagggaccttggagtgcatgtccacagatccctgaaggtagcaggacaggtagataagatggttaaaaaggcatatgggatacattcctttattagccgaggcatagaatataaaagcagggatgttatgctggaactgcataaaacgcgagttaggccacagcttgagtactgcgtacagttctggtcaccacattacaggaaggatgtgattgcactggagagggtgcagaggagatttacgaggatgttgccaggactggagaattttagctatgaggaaagattggataggctggggttgctttccttgaaacagaggaggctgaggggagatttaattgaggtgtataaaattatgaggggctgagatagagtggataggaaggacctatttcccttagcagaggagtcagtaaccagggggcatagatttaaagtgattggtagaaggattagggggcagctgaggagaaatgttttcccccagagggtggtgggtgtctggaactcactgcctgagagggtgggagaggcagaaaccctcaactcatttaataaatacctggatgtgaacctgaagagccgtgacctgcagggctacggaccaaatgcgggaaagaggGATTGGGCTGGATAGCTCGTTCctcagccggtgcggacatgatgggccgaatggcctccttctgtgctgtaacttttctatgattttatgacccccatcaatcaagccccttcaatcAGACCCCACTTCTCTcagtccccatcaatcagatccccaacaatcagaccccatcaatcagaccggtgtgaggacaacacagtgtgctgagagt from Heptranchias perlo isolate sHepPer1 unplaced genomic scaffold, sHepPer1.hap1 HAP1_SCAFFOLD_154, whole genome shotgun sequence includes these protein-coding regions:
- the LOC137309218 gene encoding tubulin alpha-1 chain-like, whose protein sequence is MPSDKTVGGGDDSFNTFFSETGAGKHIPRAVFVDLEPTVIDEVRTGTYRQLFHPEQLITGKEDAANNYARGHCSIGKEIVDLVLDRIRKVADQCTGLQGFLIFHSFGGGTGSGFTSLLMERLSVDYGKKSKLEFSVYPAPQISTAVVEPYNSVLVTHSTLEHSDCGFMVDNEALYDICRRNLDIERPTYTNLNRLIGQLVSSITASLRFDGALNVDLTEFQTNLVPYPRIHFPLLTYSPLISAEKAYHEQISVSEITNACFEPANQMVKCDPRQGKYMACCMLYRGDVVPKDVNASIATIKTKRSIQFVDWCPTGFKVGINYQPPTVVPGGDLAKVQRALCMLSNTTAISLAWTRLNLKFDKMYAKRAFVHWYVGEGLEEGEFQDAREDLASLEKDYEEVAVDSSALDRKAEEEE